aatagtgctctcattttggagagaaaatgaattcatgaaaattgacacctcactttcattagttaataatgcattaaatattaattttatataattataataaatatatttttctataTCTCAATCAAATTAAtgaatatatttaaataaaataagtaaaaaaataCATTCAAGAACATGCAACTTAAACATTTGTTaataatttgaatttcaaatctttttagctTCAAATTTTGAAACTaatttcaaatttgaaaattgagATTCTTTTAggtgatattaaaaaataaattaaatacataaaatataaaattataatataaaatttaaattataaaattgtctaatttaataaaaattatataaaattagttaatttatttaaaattataatattaaaaaattctaaaaattaaatcaagaatcaaaccaaaattttcaatcaattctTACTATAAATTTGTTCACTTTTAATGCTTgtgtaattatatatttattgtcTATTAAGTATATCGGTATTATAAAATTTGACATATAAATATATTTGATTTGGTCTTATTTTCGTGTATTTCACGAGTATAAAAACTTGGGATTTTGATCAATATATTAACCTTATTTAGTTTAGATTTGATTAGATTATTGGATGGGCCGTTTAAGATTTTGATGTTATATTATTGAAGGCGGGCCAAAGATCCATGGAGATGCTAATGATGATATTGAAACATGTAACCTAAATATAAATAGAAATATAAGAGAATACACAAAATCAAACTGAAACAGCAGCTAGCTATGCCGACTGACCATAATGATGCGGCCAGAGGGACGGAATTGGTCAGTTGCCCTACGGCAAGAACGCTGCAGCTGGCAGATCTTTTGGAAGAGAGATGATGGAAATCTTGTTGAGGCTTCCGGCAAGGACGCTTGTTTCCCTAAGGAGTGTGTGCAGGTCATGGAGAAACCTAATTTCATCCCCTGACTTCACCCGCAACCACCTTCGTCGTTCATGCTTACGCGATCCAAGCCTGATCACTCCGCCACGTATTGCTTATTGCAATCACGATGGTTTCTATGGTGGTATTCAGTCTTTCTCCATGCAGTCAATGTTGGACAATCCCTCTGACCCTACTAAAGTCGCTAGCATCAGTAGCGAAACCTACTACAAAATCGTTGGTTCTTGCGATGGATTGTTATGCTTCTTTGATGGTTTTGCTAGTTGCGGCATGCATGCCATATTGTGGAACCCCTGTACCGGATTCACATTCGAATCTCCCGAAATCAGCGGCCAAGTTCTCTTTTGTGGCTTTGGTTACGATTATCTCAGTGACAGTTACAAAATTTATGCAGCTACAAAGAAGCAAGGGCCATCTGGTTTTGAGTCTAGTACCAAATTTTATACATTTGGGCAAACTTCGTCATGGAGAAAAATTGATGATATTCCAGTAGCCCTATTTAGTTTCCCAAGTGACAACTCTTGTTGGACGGATAATACGGAAGGGGAATTTTTTGGTAGTAGCAGATTATGCACTCTTAATTGGTGTGTTAATCAGGTGGTTCTttattttgacttgactaaagaGATTTATGGTCATTTTTCTCTGCCTCTTGGTAGTGAAATAGATTTAGATCATTATTCTCCAAGGCGATGCACTCACTTATATGTCTTAAGAAACTGCCTTTCTGCTTGTTACGAGCATAAGAGAACACGCGAATGGATTGTGTGGCAGATGAAGGAATACGGAGATGCTCAATCTTGGACTAAATTGGCAGTGATTTCGGtccatcaaaaatccatttatTTTACATATCATTATTTACAACCTCTTTACATATCGGAAAGTGACGTTCTTTGGACATTTTGTCCATTGTACGGAATAGTTTTGTGTAACTTAAATGATGGGAGGGTAGATTTTTTTGTGATTGACAGAGGCATGGGGAACCATCCTTTTTTTTCTCGATGTGTCAGGCATAAGATGGCTTGTATCTACCATGAAAGTTTAGTTTCACCAAATGGTCTTCAAAGCAGATCATCCAAAACTGTTGCGCCTTCATCAAATCCAAACCCCAGTCTATTGACTCTTAAAGCATGTTTGCACCTTTTTTTGGTGAAGCCTTCTAGCACTACCAACTTGGTTATTAATGTTATCGAATTTATTTATGTCAGTACTATGTTTATTTTTCAATTGCAATTTACTGCTCTAACATACTTTGTATGTTCTTCTTCCTGTTCTTGTCAAATAATTCTTTTCCCACTTTAACTTGTGCACTGATGAGAAATTGTACTCGGTTTAAGACAAAAAGgctgaatttaaaaaaataaattaaaagaaatatttgTTGTTGATGTAACAATCAgcttttttttagtttttcaatTTCTTCCTCAATATAATATAGTGATTACCCCACCCCATTCTTTTTAAACTCATTATAAACaatgtataaaaaaaatttatgacaAGGCTATTTAGAGAAAGGTTTCTTTGTTAAAACAATTAATGACTATTCATTCATGGAAAACAACGATATATAAGAAATGGAATCTTCAAAATGTAAAAGTATCATGAGATTTTGaagcattatacagaggctattGATTCGAATTCGATGCTAAGATAACAATAGTTATTAAATAGAGGTGAATGTTGATCATGATCTATTCAAATACTGCATTTTAAGTTGTAGGTGCTTATGTTAttattaaatagaataaaaaaaaagacaagATTACACTTGATTTCATTAAAGTTTGGACTATAAATATATGGAAGTTTAAGGATAAAAAGTCTCTTTTATAGTTTGAATCAATCTgtcttttaatttatgttttcatcCCTAGTTTCCTATATGGAGTGAGGtgataattcaaattaaatcataATCATCCCTTcctttatttttgagttttttaaACCTTTTATTTCttgatattttcaattttttattttattctgtcCATATTTTCGATGCACATTTCGCTAAAAATtaatgttttcaatttttctgctTTTATTCAACATATCCAAATAGATATAGTTTGTCAATACATGTGTTATTGAGCAgtgttgcttttattttattcaacATATTCCCATTCAATACATGTGTTATTTTGACcgttgttttcaattgattttaatGGTTTGTTCGATGTAAATAAATGTAAATGAAATTGACGAGTCACTCTCCGTATCTGTTCTTAATTTCTTCTTCTGCCTTTCAAATCCCAAATTGGCTTTTGGGTCTTTCTAGTTCTCTATGGTTGCATGTCGTGGTTAAACGGTTCCTCTTTTTCTGTCCTGTTCAATGGCCCCTCTTTTGTTCTGTCTCGTCTTATTCACCTCCCTACGTCGCATCTCTTGGTATGTGCCACGGTTTTTGAACTTATTTTGTCGTGTGctgagtttttgtttttattattttatttagttgttCTCTATTTTGTTGATCTGTAATCTTTTCTGTATCACATATTTGTATTTTGTGTTTACAATACCTGGTGATgtgtgtttgatgatgatgattatcttttggtttcttttttttttccttttactgGTTCTATTATAGCTATTCGTTTGTTACGATTTTTTTCCTTATATTTTGGAATATATGAAGTGGATTCTATGAGTATTGTCAcgataaatttcaaaatattaaactttgatggtttcagtggctaagagaa
The DNA window shown above is from Arachis ipaensis cultivar K30076 chromosome B08, Araip1.1, whole genome shotgun sequence and carries:
- the LOC110266107 gene encoding F-box/kelch-repeat protein At3g23880-like, with protein sequence MMEILLRLPARTLVSLRSVCRSWRNLISSPDFTRNHLRRSCLRDPSLITPPRIAYCNHDGFYGGIQSFSMQSMLDNPSDPTKVASISSETYYKIVGSCDGLLCFFDGFASCGMHAILWNPCTGFTFESPEISGQVLFCGFGYDYLSDSYKIYAATKKQGPSGFESSTKFYTFGQTSSWRKIDDIPVALFSFPSDNSCWTDNTEGEFFGSSRLCTLNWCVNQVVLYFDLTKEIYGHFSLPLGSEIDLDHYSPRRCTHLYVLRNCLSACYEHKRTREWIVWQMKEYGDAQSWTKLAVISVHQKSIYFTYHYLQPLYISESDVLWTFCPLYGIVLCNLNDGRVDFFVIDRGMGNHPFFSRCVRHKMACIYHESLVSPNGLQSRSSKTVAPSSNPNPSLLTLKACLHLFLVKPSSTTNLVINVIEFIYVSTMFIFQLQFTALTYFVCSSSCSCQIILFPL